The Leishmania braziliensis MHOM/BR/75/M2904 complete genome, chromosome 24 DNA window cgtgtgtgtgtgtggaggggggagggggtgcagcCTTTCCGACActcgctttttttgttttcttcaaAGAGGTGATGGGGCAGCTGGGGGGGACGCGTGTGTTCGTATGTATTCTTTTTTCGGATTTCCGTAGCAGAGAAggcttttccttttcctttccttctgtTCACCCTCTGCACGACACAATGCGTGCCAGCCCTGccgctttctccccctcccacccttcCCCGACAGGGGAATAAAAGGTCCACAAAGCCTCGGGTGGGACGcatcgtgcgtgtgtgtgtgcatatgtgtgggtaggtgggtggggagggatCTGCACACGAAGCGGAGGCAAACACGAAGAAAAAACGAAGCGATGTGCTCGTTTCTTGCATTAAGTGTATCTAACACAGTGCGAGCACCAGTCGCCGCGGAATACTTCGCACTTTATCCCTTTCCTCTGTTTTCTTTGGCCTTTGGTCGTCCGTATCCCTCTTTCCTCGGGGCATCGACGGTGTGTCGTGATCGCGGGAACGGAcgtgttttcttcttgtAGAGCTACAGCGAGACCTTTACTCCGCCTGCCTAAATTACTCCTCGTGTTTTATTCCTTTCAGAGGGGGCCCCGGCATCCTCAtcctcatcccccccccacccccctctctctttccatttCCATTGTCAGTATATTCAGATCAAGCCCCGCCCACCCcgacttccccctcccctcatgTCTCcaccgggggggggggaccaGAAGCCGAAAGAACGGGCGACTCTGTGCTCTTGTCTGTGCACAAACGCAGCGTGGGTAAGCGCATCCAGGCCCTTTTATGAAGGACGCACTCGATGCCTGCCGGTATGGACTCCGGGTAGGCAGCGCGATGGCGCACACGTCAGGAGTGGTGTGGACTCAGACAAATATGCAGACTCGCTCATGGCCTCGGTGAAaatccctctctcctccttgccAGGCGTGGCGTCTCGCAATAAAGGCCACCACAGACGCGCACGACGTCCCACATTTATCTCTTCTTAGGTCGTTCTTTCTGCTATAGGGTCCAACCCCACCccgccacaggcccatcacccggaacggcgcagcgccaaacacgcgcgcgccacagcactgcGCCAACCCAGGCATCCCGGCACAGCGCCTGCGTCACAGCCCACCAGCCCCCGCCCCACGACCGCCATCCCGCGCATCCCCCGCGCCATGCgggacctgaccgccggcgTCGGGAGAGATGCGCCACTCTGACGCCCCGCCCCGCAGGCACCAGGGGGGCTCTACATTGTCggggatgaggaggggggctaCTTGGCCTCGCAACGCGGAGTGGGGGCACTGGGCTTCGACGCCACGTACAGGGATGCACCCCCGCCATgatggaggcagaggcggtcATCTATTGATAGAAGATATCATATCCGATTGTGTGCAGAGTGGTATTTGAGGGGGCGCATGCCttggtgtatgtgtgtggggtgaaGACGGATATCATGGCGTGTGTATAATCTTCTgtgctctctcgctgttgAGGCTAGGTATGTCAGTCAAATAAAAGGCGAGAGCTCGAGCTAGGTGAAGGAACAGAGGAGTGCGAGGAGGCACACGTGTGTCtgttctcttcccttttctttttctgaAGGGGAGCGAGGGCATGGGCGATGGGAGAAGGGCTtgcagagggagaagaatGACATCAGAGTGCGTGGTGAGCCTCTCTCAATCCCTTTCACCAAGAAGAGTTATATgaaatatatatatgtagTGCGTATAAAAGCCTGATGAGGTCACAAATGACGAGCAACGAGGATAACGGAAGGAAAAAGTGgacggtgtgtgcgtgtgtgtgttagcggagggggggcagcCGTTGAGGCATCTATGCCCAGTGAGCGAAAAAGAATCGCGAGCTTGTCGTACGGAAACAAGCGCGGAGACAACAGTAGCGCGGTGGTGAGtcgtgcgtgcgctggtAGTCTTGCTGTCCACCTCGCTGGAAGGAATCCAATCATGGTTCTAGTGAGCGTTGGTCTATACGCTTTCGCGATTTGTCAAGGAAAAACACCTAACAAGTCGCATCGGGCCATCAGGaaacacacccacgcgcatgcacagagacagagatgCTCACCCGTACATTGACCAGCAAATTTCGTTCACACACCTTTTGCCCACCCAAGTACCAGTTCACCCATCCACTCACCCCTCCAAACCCCCCATCACCATCAAGGGTTTATTTTGTGCATGTAACGCCACACACTCCTCAGCccctcaccttctcttccgcttccccctcccccctccccccacagtGCTGCCATACAGATAAAAAGCTGAACGCATGAACAGCGGAGAAGACCGGACTCATCCTCGGCAGGAACATCTGGCGCCTCCTCCTGTACAGCTACAATCTCTGCAGTTCTTTCAAGCGCGATGAACCCCTCTTCCCACATgtttctccacctccccaACCCGGACCGTGACCTTCGTCTTTGCCTGCTTCACGACAAGCTGCACCCCCTACCATGCATCCGTCATTCCTTGTGCCGCCTACGCCCCTCCTGCTATTCCACCAACACCCTGTTTACTCGAGCCTTCGccactcctgcagctgctcacctCTACTACCctcatctcctcctcttccttcactCTCCTGGTCACCTACACCGATCTCTCGGTAAGTGGTTCGCTTTCTGGAATACTCACACCTCCCAATCACCAGACTCGACACTTGTAGTCATCGCGCACACActccaccctcccctccccccgccacacatacacacacacgccaagaTGCCCGCTTGCCTCCCCTACTACACCGGCGCGATGTCCTTCACGCTCCTCCACTTCCTCGCCTGGGCATTCGCCTTTGTCGCCACGCCTACCGCGCAGTTCCAGACGCCCGGCCACGGCTGCTACACCATGTGGGGCTACCGCACGTTCTGCGGCAACGTGCCGTACGACCTGACCGGTGACGCCGCCTTCGGCTGTGCGCGCCGCACCTCCACgatgcgctgcggtgctgccttTGGTGTCATGGCGTCCGGGTGCGGCTTTGCCGCCCTCGTGTTCGCCGTCCTGCTCAACACGCAGATCCAGCTCCCCGTCATCATCTCCTTCGTGCTCGCCGCCGTCTGCATCCCGTTCACCATGATCTCCTGGGCCTGCGTGGCCAGCGTCTACAACATGGTCATGTGCGGCGACCGCTTCGGCAGCAAGTACCCCTACACCGCGGGCTTTGTGCTGATGGTCGCGTCCTGGGGCCTGGAAATTATCGCTGTGTCCATACTCGCCTGCACGAACTGGACGCGCCCGCcgagggaggaggtcgaCATCGCCGTCTCCAAGGACTAGTATTCCCGCGCCTGTGGGCACCGCACCGACTTCGTCCGTCTGTTGCCACCGCTGTTCCACAAGCCCTTCGCCCATTTTGAAGGGATGTAGTGTTGCGCAGTGTTTGGTTTGACTGAGATTGTTTTAGGGGAGGTCTGCTTGACGGTCGATGTGCGGAGGTGCCGCAAGCATTCGTTCCAACGTTGCGGAAAGTCGcgctccttttttctcttgagCGGCTTTCTCAATGGATACGTATGCATGTTATGTTGTGTGCCGTGTGCCCACTCgccactctcctccttcgatgGAGTTCCTCTTTCGAACTAGTGCTGAGGGTACAACTTCCATGAGAAAAGTGGCCCATAGACACGCATTACAGAGAAAAGGAACGCCTGTGAGTCATACtgctacacgcacacaggtgGTGCTCTCGCcatcgctcttcttctcttgaGAGGGTGAAACGGTACACGCTCACCGATAACGCCAGCAAAAAGCGGCTCACAccgctttcttcctctcctcttcctaCTCCCACTCCTGtcccaaccaccaccaccatcagtGCCTTTGGGCTTCGCCTATTTCTTCTTTAAGTTTCCCTCTAGTATTTCTTTCCATCTCGtttgttgttctctctctctctctcttcttccctcacCTGGTTTGGTGGATCTGTTGTGTACTCCTCTTGtcttgtcccccccccccgcttcTCCTACTATCCATACCTGGACTCTCTTGTTATTTGTAAAGGCACGTCTCATTCACTCTACGGTGAGGCAATGCCCACACTATGGAAGTAGCGCCCACACGTTGATGCTTCTGGATGAAGGATGACGAGATggcaaaaagaaaaaaaaagcggaaGACTAGCGGAATGTTGATGaggtggaaaaaaaaaagaaagagaagcggttgtcttcttttctctgctcccgcccttcctttcctctttctccaaCCAgccaaccccccccccacgcccCCATCAACGTGCCCCAATCCTACTCCAAAGTTCTATAAATcatgaaagaaaaaaaaaacaaaagggaATGGTATGAGGGAAGTGCTTTGCATGTCTacactttctctctctccttgtgtgcatgtgtgtgtgtgtgtgtgcgtgtgcgtggtgcttcccccacccaccccttcAAGCTCATAGAACCCCAGTTCAACagcaaaaaaggggggctgGATAAAAAgaaggcacacgcacgcaaggTCAACTCTTGagccacccacccccttctctgcccCTTCTCCCTATCCCCTGGCCAACCCTTCATCCCTCTTTCACCCCCAAGGTGTGCCCCTACCCaacccctcctctccacacCATCCCCACTCGACTCCTTCCGTCTTTCGCGGACTTTaggggagaaaggaaagaaagagagtaACGCAGTCGTTAGAGTCAAGTGGACAAGTCTGAGGGAGGAAGGTGGGTGCACGaacttccccctcccccctccccgcatTATGCATGGTATCAACCTCGGTTGCTATTAATGGAAAAAGAGTGGGCActgtgaagaagaaaagaacgAGACAACTacctgcgtgtgtctgtgtgtgtgtgtgtgtatctccGCCCGCcaccttttccttctctggAACGCCTCTGCCATCAGACATCGCGCCCAGCCGAAATTTGCACACATACCCACTCACTCGtacttttcttcttcagACTTGTTGCTTGCCGTTAGCGTTCCTGCTGTGATTGATTTTGCGTAGGCGTGTGTTTGTCTCTGCACTTCATCGACTGTTCGCAATGCAGGAGACGCTCTTTCCGACTACCATCTCGAGGTTGGACGAGACCTGCAACGTCATATAGCTTTCCCTGGTCGGCAAATGACCACTGCAGTAGTGCCCGCTGGGCAGCACAGCACTGCCTCAGGCACGTGGGCCTATCTACGTCATTGATCTCATCTGCCGTATCAGCTACTCGTCGTAGTTGTACAAACCCACGGCAGCTCCCCCCGCAGCGTCCCTCATCGCTGCCCCCACCGCGGCCACTGGGGGTAGTGCTGCTCCCCCAGTTTTTACCTTCGCAACCCCTCTCAACCAGCAGCTGATAACGTCCCTGCCCCAACAGGGCGCACCCGATACAGTGGCAACCGATGGCCGCCAGCAACCCTCACCCCTCTATTATGTGCATGGCGCCTCTAGACGAGCACAAGTGTTGGCGACGTCGTATCACACAAATGCCATCGTGGAGTTTCACCGTTTCATCCGTCACTATTGAGTGTTTCATCAATTTTTTAGCAACTTACGGGCAAAAACACCTTCACGACGACTCCCCCAGCCTCGTCTGTTGACGCCGCTACTGActacctctcttctctgcacTTCGCCAGTGAAGACTCTGGTAGTCATATACAGCGCCAGGAGAGCACTCTACCGCCCACTGATTCGACGGCACCGGACAAGGACCCCTTCACGACCCCGTCTGTGCGCTCGGTCACCTTCGTGGCAGCCGACGCTGTCGCCCCTCCTTCCACGCATTACAGCTCCATCGGCGAGAGTGTGAAGCGGCAGTCGACCCACTTCTGCCTTATCCCGCCACGCTGTCGGTGACTCGAGGACATCTTCTCGCTTCAAacgttgctgcagcggcccCGGGGGAGCACCGGAGCTCTTTTACTGCCACTACTGCCAAGTCGACTTCCACACCAAGGCGCGGTGCATGCGACAGCGCATTTGCGCATATACCGTCTTGAAGGCGGACCACCAAATATAGGATGCGGGGCACAAATGCAAGccccgtccccctcccccccccccccccccacacacacacacacaaaaaaaaaaaagaaaaacccAATCGCTGAAATCTATGATGTGCCGAGTCGTGTTTTCCTGGAGTTTGTGGAGCCGCGTAGGCCGCTAACAACCGGGCAGCATAGTTGCACTGTTCGCCACGGCGCCACCCTCGCCTCATTGTCTGCAGCGGAGAAAGCGGATGAGGCCTCGAGAGTGGGAAGTGCGTTTGTGGAAGAACCGCTTAGGCTGTGCTGGGCCGGCACTTTATCATGCAAAACATCGACCCTGTGACCGCGTACTGCACCCAGTGCGACGTGCCACTGCGTTAGAATGAGACGCCCATACACGGTAGTAGCTCTAGACAcatgaggagaggggcagagTCAAGGACAGCAGCTGTCATGGGAAGCGAAAAGAGTGTAGGACGGAGTAACGTGCGCATTTTTCGGTGACTCTCTTTTTTGTCTCTCAGCTcttcagtgcgtgtgtgtgtgtgtgtatgtggtCGTGCGTGCTCTGGAGAGTGAAAGGAGGGGGACGCGGGCCACTTTCGacgctccctctctttgtacATAGCGCACAGCGCTGTTGCGTGGATAAGGGAGACGGCATCAGATGAGACGGCTGCTATGGTAAAGCCCGGCAATCAGTATGCTGACAAAAACAGGGAGAGTCACATGTGTCAGTAGTGCAGGGGTGCCATTCATCGGCTTCTCTGCCGTGTGCCGACGCCACCGCATACCGCCGCGCACAAAGCGCCTGCGACTCGCCTCACAGAGCGCAGTCGTTCAGAGAGACAAGTCCTCcatgcctctctccctctccggcTGCCAGCCTTTTGGtttaattttttttttagaTATGCTGAACACCGTTCATTGGTGAGGCTCCactccttctccatctctttctcccgTTCCCTCACCCTCCAATTCCCATCAAACAGTggctccctctctgccaccCACTCAACACAACAGAACAGAAGGTTAGAGGAGGTGTTGCCGAGTAgcagtccccccccctccctccctctccctgccctGTCCCCTCAGCGGCATCAAATGGACTCTCACTACAGTACTCAGGTGCGCCAGGAAGAGGCGCATGCGCTGCGTGCACAGCTTAGTGCCTTCGTGGATCGTCACGAACAGCGACTCTTCGACGCGCAGCAACACCTGCGCCACCCGACCGATGCCACGTACTGGAGTCGTCACCGCGATGTCGTGACGGTGCAGCTGGCAGACACGCCGTATCACACTTCATTCGGCGCACATCATCAGCCTCGGCAGCGACAAGCGTACCAGCAGTCATCGATTGCAGACTTACTCGGAAGCTCAATGGCAAACGCTGATCCGCTTTTCTTCCGCTTTCTCGTCGCTCTTGTGAGTTTGAGTGCTGAGATGCAGGCGCTGAGCGATGAGGCGCGTCGCTGCTACGCACCTCCGCTGGCGCTGGTCGGCGACGACAACGAGAACTGCTACCAGCGCCGGTCGACAGACAGGGGGAAGGGACTTGGAAGTAGAGGCAACAACGGCGATATCCGACGTGGTGCGCACCCGGCGATGAATGCTGACGGTGACAGCGGTCCGTCATCGTTGCAacaccgccagcagctcttgaagcagcaggagcaggaggaaATTCTTGACgaagagaagctgctgcactcCGCAGGGACGcttctggcgctgctgcaagaCATCTGGctctggcggcagcgcgtgcaggaGGTCGTGGCGCACGCACTCTTCCAACTGGCGAGCATCTACCATGACACGCGCTCCAGGGGAAGCAGAGGCgagtcgccgccgctcctcGGTGTCCGACTGACATCTTTCTGGGACAGCCTGAGCGACTTGCTTGGGGCAGTCCTCCTTGTCGAGGAGGTCCTTCACCAGAACCCCAGCATCAGAGATGGTTTGGAGATAATGCAGCGCAttctcgcgcagcagcagctggacgCCAAGCGCGATGACGTTGCTGGAAGCGACGATGATGGGGAACTGATGCGCCTGCTGCTAGAGAAACTGCGAATAGACCTGCTCGATTGCAGCCTCCTCACCTCCGTGACCGCGCAGCGCTTTGACCAGCTTTTTGATGCCTCGCTGGCCGCATGTGAGCAGGGCGAGCGGATACCGATAGTCGCCGCGTCAAGCACGCAGCGTGATGCCACACCTGCGAGGAGTGCAGCGACCCCAAAGCCACCGCCGTTTCGGGAATATACTGCCCTGTGTGAAGAGTTTATTGCCGTCTTGACTGGGTGGTGCGACGACTTCGAGGCTACCCTCGCGTCACCTCGCGCGGTGGAGCACAAGTCGAGCCTTGCCGCTCTCTGCGGGCTATGCTGCTTGCTGAAGGGGCTGTTCCTGAGCCCCCCACCGGCACGCGGCGAGCCCGCAACAGGCCCCACcccagccgcggcggcaacagcaagcAAGCTCGTTACGGCGACGCTAGTGCATGTCAGCAAGCGGATCGTTGCCTGGCAGTCTATAGTCCCATTGCTACCGCTGCAAGGCCTCTATGTGCTGTGCccactgctgtggtggcggcgcacctTTCCTGCTGAGCTCTCCGCTGCCGTTGGTACCCTGAAGGACGGCGCTGGAGCGCTGGTCCACAGAACCGTTGTGGAGGCATGCCAGAGCTCTGCCTCACAGTTCCTCTCCAA harbors:
- a CDS encoding amastin-like surface protein-like protein, with translation MNPSSHMFLHLPNPDRDLRLCLLHDKLHPLPCIRHSLCRLRPSCYSTNTLFTRAFATPAAAHLYYPHLLLFLHSPGHLHRSLGKWFAFWNTHTSQSPDSTLVVIAHTLHPPLPPPHIHTHAKMPACLPYYTGAMSFTLLHFLAWAFAFVATPTAQFQTPGHGCYTMWGYRTFCGNVPYDLTGDAAFGCARRTSTMRCGAAFGVMASGCGFAALVFAVLLNTQIQLPVIISFVLAAVCIPFTMISWACVASVYNMVMCGDRFGSKYPYTAGFVLMVASWGLEIIAVSILACTNWTRPPREEVDIAVSKD